A genomic region of Dissulfuribacter thermophilus contains the following coding sequences:
- a CDS encoding 4Fe-4S dicluster domain-containing protein, translating to MSSKTPKVPKEISMEEAKNLINKDRRSFIKKVLGGAIAGTILMVIDSGAGMLPPEQIPGIREQEYDMFKRRFAFIVDINRCIGCGSCCVADKNEYNVPDPFARTWIERYIIAEDGEVFVDSPDGGINGFQPRTDIKKPIRDAFFVPKLCNMCKDPPCVQVCPVGATFQTPDGFVLIDYEQCVGCAYCVQACPYGVRYIHPERHTSDKCTWCYHRVRRGLLPACVNACPTKARRFGDLNDKNSEVYKILHSPNILTVLKKDMGTNPNLYYLGARQEVM from the coding sequence ATGTCCAGTAAAACCCCTAAAGTTCCAAAAGAGATCAGTATGGAAGAGGCCAAGAACCTTATAAACAAGGATAGGCGTTCTTTCATAAAGAAGGTACTTGGAGGTGCAATAGCAGGTACGATTTTAATGGTAATTGACTCAGGAGCAGGCATGTTGCCGCCTGAGCAGATTCCAGGGATACGAGAACAAGAATATGACATGTTCAAGAGGCGCTTTGCCTTCATAGTGGATATAAACCGGTGTATTGGTTGTGGTTCCTGCTGTGTTGCTGACAAGAATGAATACAATGTGCCAGATCCTTTTGCTCGAACCTGGATCGAAAGATACATAATTGCTGAAGACGGGGAGGTCTTCGTGGATTCCCCTGATGGGGGCATCAATGGATTTCAGCCTAGGACTGACATAAAAAAGCCTATTAGAGACGCATTCTTTGTGCCCAAACTGTGTAATATGTGTAAAGATCCCCCATGCGTTCAGGTATGTCCGGTTGGGGCTACGTTCCAGACTCCAGACGGATTTGTCCTCATAGATTATGAGCAGTGTGTAGGATGTGCCTATTGCGTTCAAGCATGTCCATACGGAGTTCGTTACATCCATCCAGAGCGCCACACCTCTGACAAATGCACCTGGTGTTACCATAGGGTCAGACGAGGACTTTTGCCCGCCTGTGTTAACGCCTGTCCTACAAAGGCAAGGAGGTTTGGGGATCTGAATGATAAGAACTCCGAGGTCTATAAGATTTTACACAGTCCAAACATACTCACGGTCTTAAAGAAAGACATGGGTACCAACCCCAATCTTTACTATCTTGGCGCCCGCCAGGAGGTGATGTGA
- a CDS encoding cytochrome c3 family protein: MQTGSKTHLKRMGLVLLGVIAIVVIAKIVFTPGTFGRYGHYRAAYIDEEISRPLVHETDASCKQCHEWDFEYHAKGKHSAVSCEFCHGPLADHVKDGKVIGYLKVHKGSEINRLCLRCHDRAVRSRPGDPKVIKTVYYPDHLKKQKVEPDHLCNQCHLVHAPLEYINMANKMFPMLKEGENVQ; this comes from the coding sequence GTGCAAACAGGATCAAAAACTCATTTAAAGAGAATGGGCCTTGTGCTGCTGGGGGTGATCGCCATTGTCGTGATAGCAAAGATAGTTTTTACCCCTGGGACCTTTGGGCGCTATGGCCATTATAGGGCAGCATACATCGATGAAGAGATTAGCAGGCCATTGGTGCATGAGACTGATGCCTCCTGCAAGCAGTGCCATGAGTGGGATTTCGAATACCATGCAAAGGGTAAACACAGTGCGGTTTCCTGTGAATTTTGTCATGGCCCCTTGGCTGACCATGTAAAAGATGGAAAGGTCATAGGCTACCTTAAGGTGCACAAGGGCAGTGAGATCAACAGGTTGTGTTTGAGATGTCACGATAGGGCGGTGAGGTCCAGGCCAGGGGATCCCAAGGTTATTAAAACGGTCTACTACCCAGATCATCTCAAAAAGCAGAAAGTTGAGCCAGATCATCTGTGCAATCAGTGTCATCTCGTACACGCACCCCTCGAGTATATCAATATGGCCAATAAGATGTTCCCAATGCTCAAGGAGGGTGAAAATGTCCAGTAA
- the rplU gene encoding 50S ribosomal protein L21, which yields MYAVIETGGKQYKVTPGEVLNIEKLDAEVGSEVFFEKVLVVEKDNDIKIGAPVVEGAKVSAEVIEHGKGNKVIVFKKKRRKGYKVKRGHRQHYTTVAIKAIEA from the coding sequence ATGTACGCTGTAATAGAAACAGGTGGAAAACAGTATAAGGTTACCCCGGGTGAGGTATTGAATATTGAAAAGCTGGATGCAGAGGTAGGAAGCGAAGTCTTCTTTGAAAAGGTCTTAGTAGTGGAAAAAGACAACGATATCAAAATAGGTGCCCCGGTAGTAGAAGGCGCCAAGGTGTCTGCAGAGGTCATCGAGCATGGAAAAGGGAATAAGGTGATCGTCTTCAAAAAGAAGCGTCGCAAAGGCTACAAGGTAAAACGTGGGCACAGACAGCATTACACTACTGTAGCCATTAAGGCAATAGAAGCCTAA
- the rpmA gene encoding 50S ribosomal protein L27 produces MAHKKAGGSSKNGRDSIGQRRGVKRFGGQFVRAGNILVRQLGTKFHPGKNVGMGKDYTLFAKIDGVVKFETRRNRQLVSVYPAA; encoded by the coding sequence ATGGCACATAAGAAAGCTGGTGGAAGCAGTAAAAACGGAAGAGACAGTATTGGTCAGAGGCGAGGCGTCAAGCGCTTCGGAGGACAATTCGTCCGCGCTGGAAATATCTTGGTAAGACAACTCGGCACCAAATTTCATCCTGGTAAAAACGTGGGCATGGGCAAAGACTATACCCTTTTTGCCAAGATCGACGGAGTTGTAAAATTTGAAACAAGGAGAAACAGGCAGCTCGTAAGCGTCTATCCTGCAGCATAA
- the obgE gene encoding GTPase ObgE, which produces MKFLDEAKIFVKAGDGGPGCVSFRRERYVPRGGPDGGDGGKGGDVVFVVDPSLNTLSEFRRKKRFIAQRGEAGRGKSQHGRAGKDLVVRVPPGTIVKDAETGRILKDLTTPGTRWIAARGGKGGKGNERFKSATRQAPRFAQPGRPGEERWLDLELKLIADVGLVGEPNAGKSTFLSRVTSARPKIADYPFTTIRPMLGVADLTDERTLVIADIPGLIEGAHKGIGMGHQFLKHIERTKVLLIILDLSLGKAAALKSFETLMNELSGYHDSLNRKPLVVALNKIDLLGVSERSECVELCNYFIQKGISCHPISGVTGEGVAQLLETLWLKARGPNPDDLPGCI; this is translated from the coding sequence ATGAAATTTTTAGACGAAGCCAAAATATTTGTCAAAGCTGGGGACGGCGGACCTGGATGCGTCAGTTTCAGAAGGGAACGCTATGTTCCCAGAGGTGGGCCAGATGGCGGTGATGGTGGCAAGGGAGGAGATGTAGTATTCGTAGTCGACCCATCCTTAAACACTCTTTCTGAATTCAGGCGGAAAAAGCGTTTTATTGCCCAACGCGGTGAGGCTGGCAGAGGAAAGAGCCAGCATGGAAGGGCGGGAAAAGACCTTGTAGTCAGAGTCCCACCTGGCACCATTGTAAAGGATGCAGAAACTGGGAGGATTTTAAAGGATCTTACCACGCCTGGCACTCGCTGGATTGCTGCAAGAGGTGGAAAGGGCGGAAAGGGCAACGAACGATTCAAATCTGCTACACGCCAGGCCCCGAGGTTTGCCCAGCCAGGCCGCCCCGGTGAGGAGAGATGGCTCGATCTTGAACTCAAATTGATAGCAGACGTAGGCCTGGTTGGAGAGCCCAATGCGGGAAAATCCACCTTTCTTTCCAGAGTTACTTCAGCACGGCCCAAAATAGCAGATTATCCCTTTACTACAATTCGGCCCATGCTTGGAGTCGCAGATCTTACAGATGAGAGGACCCTTGTCATAGCAGACATCCCAGGGCTTATAGAGGGCGCCCACAAGGGTATAGGCATGGGGCATCAATTTCTAAAGCATATTGAACGGACCAAGGTTTTACTCATCATACTAGATCTATCCCTTGGGAAGGCTGCTGCCCTAAAGTCCTTTGAGACCCTAATGAATGAACTAAGCGGATACCATGACTCATTGAATAGAAAGCCTCTGGTGGTGGCCTTGAACAAAATTGATCTTCTTGGTGTTTCCGAAAGGAGTGAGTGCGTGGAACTCTGCAACTATTTTATACAAAAGGGAATCTCCTGCCATCCCATCTCAGGCGTAACTGGCGAAGGGGTTGCCCAGCTATTGGAAACCCTTTGGCTAAAGGCCCGTGGGCCTAATCCAGATGACCTTCCTGGCTGTATATAG
- a CDS encoding S8 family peptidase yields MIVLRFLVLLFLLFSGSTFGATYRFIVPKDGLNSELQQAKVVHSLDPLPWVVVESEKKIDSGFRDLTGHISLATQSTTPSSSSQWLSSLCASDVWSKTTGDGLIIALIDTGVDWTHEGLSGNVLYDKGYDFGDNDHDPSDENGHGTLMAGLIAGNCMNSKGFCGVAPNAKIIPFKINRGGEGSFYSSDLAAAIIAAATTEASIINLSLTIDSEVEWVKAAIEYARSRGKIVVAAAGNSGMEVAVPARFSTVIGVGAIDANNHLIQASNRGEGLSLVAPGLDLMSTWLGHSYIGVTGTSPAAAIVSGVIALYMSSYPNDAPENIMARVLESAVDLYNPGFDPQSGFGLVNACSLASKDGSQGNPDVPRVKLGFSGDQGLSYGDRLEVSLSLINVSGGYGDIAIRINGPIDYDGRRTNTYYTWPGIASSEPVLFTQPFGSPVLFTEDIENFVLVGAKEAPLGDGIIPSGLPEGPYEIGVGLVLNGTLYTARKVIWIRPTGL; encoded by the coding sequence ATGATCGTATTAAGATTTCTAGTTTTGTTGTTTCTTCTGTTTTCGGGATCTACCTTTGGGGCAACCTATCGTTTTATTGTGCCAAAAGACGGTCTGAATAGCGAACTTCAACAGGCCAAGGTTGTTCACAGCCTAGATCCCCTCCCATGGGTTGTGGTAGAATCTGAGAAAAAAATCGATTCTGGATTTCGAGATCTAACCGGCCATATCAGTCTGGCTACTCAATCAACTACTCCTAGTAGCAGCTCCCAGTGGTTATCGAGTCTTTGCGCAAGCGACGTATGGTCTAAGACTACTGGGGACGGGCTTATCATAGCCCTTATAGATACAGGTGTGGACTGGACCCATGAGGGTCTTTCAGGAAACGTTCTCTATGACAAGGGCTATGACTTTGGCGACAATGATCATGACCCATCTGATGAAAACGGGCATGGCACCCTCATGGCAGGATTGATAGCCGGCAATTGCATGAATTCAAAGGGCTTTTGCGGTGTGGCTCCAAATGCCAAAATAATACCTTTTAAAATAAACAGAGGAGGAGAAGGATCCTTCTACTCGTCAGACCTTGCAGCTGCCATAATTGCAGCAGCCACAACCGAGGCCTCTATTATAAATCTCAGCCTTACTATAGATAGTGAGGTAGAATGGGTAAAGGCAGCTATTGAATATGCACGCTCTAGGGGAAAGATCGTTGTTGCGGCCGCAGGAAATAGCGGAATGGAAGTGGCGGTTCCTGCAAGATTCAGCACTGTGATCGGGGTTGGTGCCATTGATGCCAACAATCATTTGATTCAAGCCAGTAATCGGGGAGAAGGGCTCTCACTGGTGGCCCCAGGACTTGATCTTATGAGCACGTGGTTGGGACACAGCTATATTGGTGTGACCGGAACCTCCCCTGCAGCAGCAATAGTTAGCGGAGTGATTGCCCTTTATATGAGCAGCTACCCAAACGATGCTCCTGAAAACATTATGGCCCGGGTGCTTGAATCTGCAGTTGATTTGTATAACCCAGGGTTTGATCCGCAATCTGGATTTGGCCTGGTTAATGCGTGTAGCCTAGCATCAAAGGACGGCTCGCAAGGTAACCCGGACGTTCCCCGAGTGAAATTGGGTTTTTCTGGGGATCAAGGGCTCTCTTATGGAGATAGGCTCGAGGTCTCTCTATCACTTATCAATGTCTCAGGTGGTTACGGAGATATTGCCATAAGGATCAATGGCCCAATTGATTATGACGGCAGGCGCACTAATACCTATTATACTTGGCCTGGTATAGCATCATCTGAGCCTGTGCTTTTTACTCAACCCTTTGGAAGCCCTGTTTTGTTTACAGAGGACATTGAAAATTTTGTCCTGGTTGGGGCCAAAGAAGCCCCATTGGGTGATGGCATTATTCCATCAGGATTGCCAGAGGGACCTTATGAGATAGGTGTGGGCTTGGTACTAAACGGTACTCTATATACAGCCAGGAAGGTCATCTGGATTAGGCCCACGGGCCTTTAG